The sequence TAACCCTTGTCATCAATATTGTGACAAGGGTTATCTTTATCTTAGAAAGGTTTAGGGGGATACATAATGGAAGATCTTCTGATTTTGATTAAATATTTATTTTTAGGGTTGCTCCAAGGGTTTACAGAACCGATTCCGATTTCGTCCAGTGGTCACTTAGTAATGGTACAGCAACTGTTTGAAGTTGGTATAAAAGACAACATGTCATTTGAAGTACTGGTGAATTTTGGATCATTGCTTGCTGTTTTAATTGTTTACTGGAAGGACATTGTCCAAATCGCAAAAAATGGTATATCCTATATGACGACAAAAGACAAAACCTATTATGATGACTTTATGTTTATTGTTTATTTAGTAGTAGCGACTGTACCTGCAGCTATAATTGGCTTATTATTCGAAGACCTGATCTCCAGTACGTTTGCCGGCAATGCCAAAATGATTGGTATTACGCTGTTTATTACAGGTATCGCACTATGGATTATTCGAAACATACGTGGAGACAAAAACGACGGGCAATTGACAATGAAGGATGCATTAATCGTCGGTTTCGCGCAAGCAGTAGCGCTTATCCCAGGAATCAGCCGCTCCGGTGCAACGATTGTTGCCGCCATGCTGCTCGGTATGAAACAGGAAACGGCTTTACGTTTTTCCTTCTTACTATTTATTCCGGTCAGTGTCGGAACGATGGCATTATCAGTCGGAGATGTGATAAATGACCCGGAATTTAATACATTATGGATTCCATATGTGCTTGCCTTTGTTGCGTCATTAATCGCGACGTATTATTCATTACGCTGGTTTATGAATGTCATGGCCAGAGGGAACCTGAAGTACTTTGCATTTTATTGTTTTATTGTCGGTATTCTAGCGTTTATTTTCTTAAATTAGTAAGATGAAATCGAGTGTAGAGAACTTCTATGCTCGATTTTTTATTGGCACTAAGACCGCCAGTTCCATTTCTTGTAGATCTATGAGGCAGAAGATTTTTTAATAAGTTTTGTGAAAGATATCATTTATAAAAGCTATTCCTGATGCATTCCCAGAAGAAATCGGATTTGTGAACTACAAGGTGGTCATACTTTTAATTCTTATGAACATCTTTTACCCTTTTTTCAATAAGAAAAACCAGCCCGGTCCTTATTACCTTTTGTATATAGCTACCTATAATATGGATTATGTAAAGTAACACTGTCTGACATAGTGGTAATTTTGATAGATATCATCTGCTTAGCAAAGCTCCGGAAATAGGCTCCGCGTCCTGTGGGCACGGCTTCAGCTAGGCTACTACTTGAAAATGCTTCTTTGCTGCCTTGTGCCGAGGAAGCTTACTTCGAAGCAATGCTTGCAGACACAGGCACAAATGAAGTGGATCTTCAGCTCGCGCTGATTCCACGGGAGTCTCCGCCAATTTCCAACGCTTTAGGGAAGTACTACATCATATGAAACAGCTAAAAGCAGTGGATCTAGGGATTATGTTATTCATTCAATTGCTGTTATATATACAGTGATCAATATGCTACCTCTTACAAAAGTTGTACAGTCCCTATTCTAGCGTAGGCCAACCACAGAGACTCCCGCGGGACATGCAGGTGCTGGAGATCCACTTTGTGAAGCGCCCTCCTTCACAAAGTTAGCTCCAGCCGTGCCCCGCAGGACGCGGAGTGGTTGGACGGAGCGGTATCCTAGCACATTAAATATCTCAATATGGGTGTTCGGCTAGCTATGGCTACTTTACATAATCCATATTATAGGAACTCAGCTTCTTGTTCCATATGATTACTGCTGTGACTGCATTTTTATACTTTCTGACTTTGCAAATAAAAAAGCGTCTCCTTTACGGGACGCTTTTTTCTTATCAATCCGGAATGCCTAATGCAATTTTTGCATATCTGGACATACGGTCTTTGGACCATGGCGGGTTCCAGACAATATTTACTTCTGTATCTCTTACTTCTGGAATGTCTTCCATCACACGTTTCACATCTTGTTCGATGTGACCTGCAAGTGGACACCCCATAGCTGTAAGTGTCATTGTTACAGTAGCAATCCCTTCATCATCTAAATCGACGCCATAAACAAGTCCTAAGTTTACGATATCTATACCAAGCTCTGGGTCAATCACGTTTTCCAGTGCTCCCATTAAATTTTCTTCTAATGCTTGATCCATTCTGTATCCCTCCTTCAAAGCTATTGTCCCTATTATAAAACAATTAGACAACTTTTTAAATGATTTGTATTATAACTGATATTCTAACCATTTTACAAATTCGGTAATCGCAAAGCGGGTAACCTTATGTCCCTTGCCAATTTCCTTTAAAAAGCGAATATTTTCCGGGTTTTTATAATGATCGATTGCCTCTTCATAGAAACTGTATGCATGATCAAACGGTACCACTTGATCGGCTTCACCATGCCAGAAGAACAAGGCGCGACCGAATAGTTTTTCTACTTGCATGGATAAATCCATTTCAGCTAATTCTTGCATCAGCTGGTGTAATTGTTCATCAGGAATTGGTAATTCTTTATGCTCTGCTTTCATTGCTCCAATTAATCGTTCGGCAAAGGCAGATATTTTTGGTGAGCCCATTAAAATCCCTGCTGATTTAATCCAGGAAAATTGGGTTAATGCAGCAGCTGTGGTAATACCACCCATACTCGTTCCAGCCAATCCGAATCGGTTCCCGTCCAGTAATTGTCTTGCTACTAGCTCTTCATAAATAGCTTCAATATCGTCTAAATTTTGTTTAACAATATCAAAGAAGCGCATTTCTCTTTCAGATGACGAAATATCCTCTTCCCTTTCGCCGTGCAACATCGCATCCGGCAATAGAACACGATAGCCTTTCTCTGCCATCAAAAAAGCTAACGGCAAATTATGCTCCTTTGCACTGGTGTATCCATGTATGTAGGTTAATGTTGGTAACGGTTTATCCTTTTTGTCCTGATCGACCACATGAAGGATTGGCACGCCATCCCAATATTCTTTGCTAATTGCTATCATCAGTACAATCCTTTCTGCAAAAACTTTGTCATACTTTAATGATATAACTTCTGACCTAATCATGCAAAAAATAGAAATGAAACAATACAAAATCTTTACAAATGCTAATTTCCAAAGGCATATCTGGAATTACTGCAGCATATTGGTAACATACCTGATCATATTCTGTTAGAAGCATTCCTTTACAATAACAGAAAACAACTATAGACTATAATTACATTAGTGAGGTGATGATGATATGCCAACCAATCGACATTTAATCGCGTTAGACTTAGATGGAACTTTGCTAACCGACGAGAAAGAAATAAGTGCGTATACAAAATCAATGGTGCAACAAGCCATGAAAGAAGGACATATAGTTGTCATTGCAACAGGACGTCCACATCGAGCAAGTATTTCATATTATCATCAGCTTGGGCTAGAAACGCCGATGGTAAATTTCAATGGTGCTCTAATACATCACCCGACAGACAACAAATGGGATGTACTGCACACACCATTGCCGAATCGGACTGCTAAGAAGATTATCCAAACCTGTTATGATTTTGAAGTGGAGAATATTTTTGCAGAAATAAAAGATAATATGTACCTTGATCGGTTTGACCAGCAATTCCTCGACATTTTTACTGAGCCTGAACAAGAAGATTTGATTACTGTGGGAAGTTTAAAAAATCATCTGACAGAAGATCCAACTTCATTATTAATCCATCCGAAGCCACATCATGTAGAAGAGTTACGACAGTATCTAAATGATAAACATGCTTCCATTATTGAACACCGAAAATGGGGTGTGCCTTGGGATATTATTGAAGTCGTAAGAAAAGGAATAAACAAAGCTGTCGGTTTAAAGAAAATTGCCCATTATTATCATATTCCGGTAGAAAACATTATTGCATTTGGTGATGAAGATAATGATTTAGAAATGATTGAATTCGCAGGTGTCGGTGTGTCGATGGGTAATGCGATTGACGAATTAACGCAAATCTCCAACTACCAAACAAAAACGAATGAAGAAGACGGTATTGGCAGCTTTCTCGCTAATTATTTAAAGCTTAGTTCGAACCCGGAAATTTCCAAGTGATTCACAGTATAAAATCAGCTCAATGACTCATAATAAGGCATGAACATCAGATTGATGTTCATGCTTTTTCCTTTAGCTTCTGATTTTGGTGGCGGCTTAGATAGAGGTATACCAAAGGAAGGCATGATAAAACTGGATGAAAGTCAGAAAAGGAAAAAGCAGGATATCCGGTTTGATGACATGTTTTCCTTTGCAGCCGCCATCTCACTCATAAGTCTACTGAAATGAATCATGACGGTCATCCAAAAGATAAACCTAGTGATTCTACAAACAGGAGGATTTACCAATGCAAAACCAAATGTTCGAACAAGCCAAAAATGCGGTCAATCGCATGATGAATCGCCAGAACGGAAACTTCTCAGATGCAGATAAGCAAGCCGCGCAAGATGCCATTCAATCAGCATACACGAATGCTACTGCTGAAGAACAGCAAGAACTTCGCCAACTTGAAGAACAGTTGAAACAACAGAACGAACTGAAATAAGCTCCTCTAACAGAAGGCATACCCTGTGTATGCCTTCTCTTTCTTAATGTAACCATTTATCCAAATAATACAAGGTGATACCAAAAAGACCATGACCGATAAACCAATACAAAATTGCCATACCATTGGACACTGCTGGTGTTGACTGGACAGCAATGATTGTCAGAGGAAAATAGGTAAGTGCAGCTGCGCAACTAATGAAGAGAACGGTAGACATCCTTCTATTTGTAAACGTGACATAAACCCAGGTAATCATCCATGCAATTAATAAATGAAAGAACCATTCAAGTAACACAGATGTTCTATTCTGCAAAAAAGGAACAAAATCGACATTTAATAATAACGTATATACCTTTTCCCCTGTAATGCTTTCCACAACCAACAAAAATACGCCCAATACCATACCTGCTATCGTGCCAATAACCAGCACGTGTTGCCAATCCTTTTTCATCTTATCCTCTCCTCCTTATTGTTCGACCATTGAATTTCTTTCATAAATCGCTATAGTTTGATATCATGTTGTTAAAGTACGCAACCTAGGAGGAAAACCATGAGTATTCATGTTGAAGCAACACCAAATCCAAATGCAATGAAATTCACTAGTGACAGTATGATTTTTGAAGGTAATGGCAGTGTCTCTGTCATGCCCGGACAAACAAGTGAATATGATATTTTAAACGAATTAATGACACTAGAAGGTGTAGACAATGTATTTGGCTTCCAGCATTTTATTACCGTTAACAAAAAAATGGATGTAGAATGGGACGAGCTTACTGATAACGTGAAAGAAGTTATCGCAAAGTACGGATATTAAAAATTTTAGCACGCACCTTATAAAAAAGAGAAGGACTATTCGGCTCCTTCTCTTTTTCTATTTATTCATTTTTTCTAAAGAAACCATACACACCTGCTGTTTCAATCACATTCGTAAAGGCATTCTCATCGACTTCATGTATAATACGTTCTAAATCATACAATTCATACCTGGTGATTACTAAATAAAGCATATGCTTATCTTCCTTCGTGTAAGCACCTTTAACCGGAAGAATCGTGATCCCGCGAACCATGGTATCATGGATTGCCTGTTGCAGTTCGTCTGCTTTTTTGGTGACGATCATAGCAGTTACTTTCTCATGACGAGTATGAATACCATCAATCACACGAGTAGATACATACAGACCTACCAGTGTGTACAATGCGTTCTCTGGTTCATTTAACAGACCGGCAATTACAATAATTAACCCATTAATAAGCATTAAATAGCTGCCGATCGGCTTATCCTTTAACCGGGACAGGATCATAGCGATAATATCAGAACCGCCCGTCGATGCCCCCCACTTCAATGTAATCCCAATACCTACACCAGCAATTACACCACCAAATACTGCGTTCAGCATTATATCCTCTGATAAGGTAACAATCGGTAATACTTCAAGAAAGATAGAAGTCGCAAGGACGGAAAGAAAACTGT is a genomic window of Gracilibacillus salinarum containing:
- a CDS encoding undecaprenyl-diphosphate phosphatase, translating into MEDLLILIKYLFLGLLQGFTEPIPISSSGHLVMVQQLFEVGIKDNMSFEVLVNFGSLLAVLIVYWKDIVQIAKNGISYMTTKDKTYYDDFMFIVYLVVATVPAAIIGLLFEDLISSTFAGNAKMIGITLFITGIALWIIRNIRGDKNDGQLTMKDALIVGFAQAVALIPGISRSGATIVAAMLLGMKQETALRFSFLLFIPVSVGTMALSVGDVINDPEFNTLWIPYVLAFVASLIATYYSLRWFMNVMARGNLKYFAFYCFIVGILAFIFLN
- a CDS encoding metal-sulfur cluster assembly factor, producing MDQALEENLMGALENVIDPELGIDIVNLGLVYGVDLDDEGIATVTMTLTAMGCPLAGHIEQDVKRVMEDIPEVRDTEVNIVWNPPWSKDRMSRYAKIALGIPD
- a CDS encoding alpha/beta fold hydrolase, which translates into the protein MIAISKEYWDGVPILHVVDQDKKDKPLPTLTYIHGYTSAKEHNLPLAFLMAEKGYRVLLPDAMLHGEREEDISSSEREMRFFDIVKQNLDDIEAIYEELVARQLLDGNRFGLAGTSMGGITTAAALTQFSWIKSAGILMGSPKISAFAERLIGAMKAEHKELPIPDEQLHQLMQELAEMDLSMQVEKLFGRALFFWHGEADQVVPFDHAYSFYEEAIDHYKNPENIRFLKEIGKGHKVTRFAITEFVKWLEYQL
- a CDS encoding Cof-type HAD-IIB family hydrolase, with product MPTNRHLIALDLDGTLLTDEKEISAYTKSMVQQAMKEGHIVVIATGRPHRASISYYHQLGLETPMVNFNGALIHHPTDNKWDVLHTPLPNRTAKKIIQTCYDFEVENIFAEIKDNMYLDRFDQQFLDIFTEPEQEDLITVGSLKNHLTEDPTSLLIHPKPHHVEELRQYLNDKHASIIEHRKWGVPWDIIEVVRKGINKAVGLKKIAHYYHIPVENIIAFGDEDNDLEMIEFAGVGVSMGNAIDELTQISNYQTKTNEEDGIGSFLANYLKLSSNPEISK
- a CDS encoding DUF3813 family protein, whose protein sequence is MQNQMFEQAKNAVNRMMNRQNGNFSDADKQAAQDAIQSAYTNATAEEQQELRQLEEQLKQQNELK
- a CDS encoding NifU N-terminal domain-containing protein, which encodes MSIHVEATPNPNAMKFTSDSMIFEGNGSVSVMPGQTSEYDILNELMTLEGVDNVFGFQHFITVNKKMDVEWDELTDNVKEVIAKYGY
- a CDS encoding YitT family protein, whose protein sequence is MFLMETKRIAIVFIGAILNAIALNFFFISAHVYASGFTGISQILATVFSEYLGIQLASTGIILFILNIPVAILGWLMVGKGFTIYSFLSVLATSIFLEVLPIVTLSEDIMLNAVFGGVIAGVGIGITLKWGASTGGSDIIAMILSRLKDKPIGSYLMLINGLIIVIAGLLNEPENALYTLVGLYVSTRVIDGIHTRHEKVTAMIVTKKADELQQAIHDTMVRGITILPVKGAYTKEDKHMLYLVITRYELYDLERIIHEVDENAFTNVIETAGVYGFFRKNE